CATGGCCTTTGTCTCAGTTTCTAACACTAATATTTGGACacaaggggagaggggagagaaaggattAATAGTTAATCCCCAGCAGGAATCCAACAAAGAGGAACTCTCGAAACACTTACCTTTCGGTAACATCCTacttaaaagggaaggaaagtcttACTTATCCAGCCCCTCCCATGGGCCAGACCCTGGACTGCGTGCCTCTCTGTGGACTGCCTCACTGTGTGCTTACAATAACCTTGTGAGGTAGGGACTTTTGCCCCTgtttttacagaggaggaaactgtgGCTTCCAATATTTGGGTCACTTGCCTGAAGTTACACAGCTGGTAAATGGAGATTTAAATCTTGTTCTTCCGTCTGTGACAATGCCTGGCGTTCCCTAGGCCCAGAATAAGTGTTTGTTCTGCGTCCTCTCTGCCCACAAGCTAACCCCAGCAGGTGTAGAGAAGAGCTACCGCTTGGGAGCCCTGACACCAGCCCTTCCTGGAGGGGCCACAGCATCACCTTTGTCACAGGTGGCACCCCATCATAACATGAATCACACGCATACGAGATGCCTTATCGCACAGTCTAAGGGAGCCGAGCTCACTGTTACCTGAAGAGCCTGCAGGCTGCTGGGAAGGctagcccccctccccacacacagagATGCAAAGCCACTGTTCTAGCTGGAGGCGTGGCTCCCTCAGCTGGACATCTGGGTGGTGGCTTGGGCCGCTGGGGGTGGACCATGCCTGGGACAGCCAGCAGCCTGGAACTGAGAAGCGTTACCCTCTAACCTGCTAAGCTCCTGGAGGTTCCCTCCTCCTGAAAGGACTTTAGTCTTTGGAGCTGTCGGAAGAGCTGAGTGAGATAAGAGCTTGGCAGGCTGcgaaggaagggaggggacacTTCGCGGCCGCCTGCTGACCCGTCAAGACTCACATCATGGAGCCAAAGGCGGCCCGATTGCGGAGGGGAGAAGGGGTGAGAGGAGAGCAAGAGGACCGGCCCTCGGCAGAAGGTGAACCGCCCtggaggggtgggcagagagctcaagggggctggaggtggggatgCCTTGTTGAGAGGGCGTCCCTGATGTCTTGGGAGGCAAGGGAAGGCAGCCACTGTCTCTGCCCGGCACTGCCCAGCCAGAAGAGGGAAGTGAAAAGAGATATTCAGAGCTGGGGCCTTGCCCTATCTTGTGGGCTCTTTCACTCCTGAGGGTGAACCGAGTAGCTTCCCGTTTCCCAGGTAATGTCATCAGACTCCCAGTGGCCTCCTCACCCTCTGCAAAAACAACTTCCCCTTCTGATCACCCCACCATGATACAAGATACTCCCctggttgggggcagggaggctgctgaGCTGACAGAAAGGGTTTCCTGGACAGAGGATGCTTCTGGGTCTGTCTGAGGTGGCAGAAGCCTAACTTCTCCCCTTTGGATATGCCCTTTGACCCCTCCTCCTAGGAAACACCAAGAAGGACAGAGGCATGGACTTGGTGCAATGGACCCGACATATGGAGGTGAGGGTAGTCAGAGGTCAGAGGTCAAGAGGAACAGGTCTTGGAGTGGAGGGGCTCAAACCCTTTAGATGAGGTGAGAGCTAAGGGTTAAGATAGAGGGGTCAGAAATACTTATCAGGAGGCCAGGGGCCAAAAGTCAGCCAGTGAACAGTCTTCTGTTGGCGGGATAAAGGTCAggagagggagggctggggagagggagaagagagtagGGTCAGAGAGGATAAGGTGGTCGGCATCCAGACCCTGGCCGTGGAAGTGGCTTTCCTTGGTCCTCACTGCTGCCCTGGGAAGCCGGGGAGAAAGAAATCTGGGGGGGAACCCGTGGGCCAGAGCCTTGCCTGTTCCCGGCACTTAACGACTCGGCCGGTGCGCAGAGAAGCTCAGCAAATACACGGTGAATGAGAGGACGGCTCACTGGGGGAGCGACCACCGGCCTGCCCTGCTCTGTCCCGTAGGCTGTCAAGATGCAGCTGTTGGAGCAAGCTCAGGGACCGCTGATGGAGCTGCTGGACCGGGCCATGTGGGAGGCCGTTCAGTCCTACCCACCGCAAGGTGGACCTCCGCCCTCCGCGCCTCCAGATTCCTCGAGCAAGTGAGCGTCTGAGGAGCTGGGGCCTGGGTTCCTGTAGCAGGCGCCTCTGCTGCGAGGGTTATGAGCCCTAAGTATCATTTCATGCCTCGTTTGTCCGTGTGGGCATGACCCTGACGTCAACCTTCTCTCTGTTGTCCTTATGGCCTTGCCTGCCTGACCCTGACCTCCACCTCTGGGCCTGGTTCTGCCCTGGCCCTGACCTTCCACCTGGTCCTGCCCTCTGGCCCTCACCCTGACCTTCCTCTACTACTGCCCTTGGCTCCCAAGTATCCACCTTCTGCAAGGCTCTGCTCTCTGCCCAGAGCCTTCTTCTCTCAGGTCCTGACCCAGAACAACTGTCTTCATTTAGGGCCCGGGAGTCATCCCTGGGGAAACGGAAAATTTTCATCATCCGAAAGTCCCTGCTTGAGTAAGTCCACATCACGGACCCAggatgggaggaaaagaaagaggtttGGCTGGGGTCCAGGACCCTTCGATTCAAATCCTCAGGTTCTAGGGGTTTGGAGGGAAGACTTGGAGAGAGTTTCTAAAGTTCATGTTCCCCATTTGCCCTGGGCATGATTGTGGAAGAAAGGCCACCAGGATGAGATGTCCCAGCCATGTCCCAGCCCTTAGCAGCAAGTTCCCAATCGCTAGTCCCCACCCCGCATGTGTATCATGCCTAAGCTGGTCCTTAGCAGCAAGTTCCCAATCGCTAGTCCCCATCCCGCATGTGTATCATGCCTAAGCTGGTCCCCATGACCTTGAGGACTCTCCCACACCAACATCCGGGCCCCTGTCCCTGCAGTGAGCTGATGGAAGTGCAACATTTCCGTACCATCTACCACATGTTCATCGCCGGCCTGTGTGTCTTCATCATCAGCACCCTGGCCATTGACTTCATCGACGAGGGCAGGTAGGCCCCCCTCCCGCCTGGGATAGGCACACAGATCAGACCCCTAGGTACCCAGTGTTCCATCTGCCACTGGCCTGAGCAACCacagcctgccccccccccccactttgatCCTTTGATTACTGGACACACATCACCATCGCTTCCAACAACCTTGCCACCTAAAACACACTCTTAGACTTCTTCCTTCCACAGCCTTGGATGGCCTCCCCGGTCAACCACTCTGAGGACATTCTGTCTCCTGCTCAAATACTTCTCAGCAGCAACCGTGCCCTGAAGCAGATCCATGTGAACACACAGGCACACTTCCTACCTCTCACACTCCCTCCCAAGTCAGCACTGTTTGATCCAAGTAACCTCCATTGGGCACCTTCCAATTCCCCGACCTGAGGGCTAGAGATAAGAGCCAGACCCCATCTCAGTCTCTGAGGCACTCCCAGTCTTGTGGGGAACCCAGACATGACCACTGACATCCCCCCAGAGCACCACCAACTCTGGGGATGAGTCTCAGAGAGGTGAAGAGCTCAGGGTGGGGATCTGTATTTACACCTCCCCTGTCTCACCAGAAGTACAGTTTAGGAAGCAGTAAAAAGAAGAGGACCAAGAATCTGTGGGTTCAGCAACAGAATTGCCTTTTGGCAAAATCGTTATTAATTATATGAGGAATAGAAGGATCAAATCTCAGGAAAAAGTTTGAATACACATAAAAGTGACAGTCCTTTCTGACCACTCCACCAGCCCCAGACCGCTGTCAGAGGTAACATTTTTAACAGTTTTGAGAGTTTCCCTCTAGGGCATTTTCCATGTGTTCACATCCTGATGTGCACAAGAACCAAGAAGGTGTCTGTTGTGAGGCTTTGCATAAATAAGATACTTACTGTACTTACTGTTGTGTTTTTACTCCTTAATAACTTATCTTCCTATCTTAGAGATTTTTCCATGTCAGCTCACTGTCCTTTACTCATTCATGGACATTTAGGTGGTTTCCAATTTTTCCCTGTTACAAACCATACAATCTAAACATAAGCAAATAAAACACCCAACGACCTGCTTTCTACAACTCCATCTACAGCTACAGACACTCCAAAAGAACACAAGTAACGGAACTCTGAATACCCCGTACTTTAATATCAGCAGCATACAAAGTTCTGAGCCCTCCTGCAACACCCTAAGATTCAGAGAGCTCTAAAGGTCATGTGTAAGCAAAACCACCCCACGATTGAGTCTTTTCAGGCAACACCCTGTGCCAGAACTTCGGGACAACAGAGGTGCCATCTTGAAAACCTTCAGATATGGGGCGTTGGTAACTTTCACAAAATACCTTGGTTTATCTTCCAAGAACTCTGACTGCAGAGGGACGGGACAAAGCTGGGCCACACATTTGTCtcctttgtttctccctctccattccAAGGCTGATGCTGGAGTTTGACCTACTGATCTTCAGCTTTGGACAACTGCCCTTGGCGCTGATGACGTGGGTCCCCATGTTCCTGTCCACTCTGCTGGTGCCCTACCAGGCCCTGCGGCTGTGGGCGAGGCCCCGGGCTGGAGGGGCCTGGATGCTGGGGGTGGGCCTAGGCTGCGTGCTGCTGGCCGCCCACAATGCGGTGCTCTGCGTCCTCCCGGTCCACGTGGCCCTGAAGTATCAGCTCCCGCCGGCCTCGCGCTGTATCCTAGTCTTTGAGCAGGTGATGGGCGAGACGAAGCTGGGGGCGGGGCCCCTGGGGGGTTGGTGGGGGCGGAGCTAGTTCCTAGAAGCGGAGTCTGTCTTCAAAGGTTTGAGCTTTGAGCGCACCAGCGGGGGCTCCAAGGAAGTTTGCTGCTGTGCAAATGAAATCGGACTTTGCAAGGAGTCACCGGGGTTGGCTGGCTGGAGGCTCCGCCCTGACCTTTCCTGTACCCGTTTACCCTTGACTCATCCAGGAGCGACCTGTTAGGCTATAAGACTATCAGacaggggcgcgtgggtggttcagtgggttaaagcctctgccttcggcttgggtcatgatcccagcatactgggatggagcctcgcatggggctccctgctcagcagggagcctgcttcctcctctctctttctgcctgcctctctgcctacttgtgatctctatctgtcaaataaataaataaaatcttaaaaaaaaaaaaaagactatcagacaaaaagataaaatacgGGCTTTGATGGTACAGATTTTGCAATCCACCTGCCTCTCTTCGGTAAAGGAGCgcacagagatgttaagtgaTTAGCTCAAAGCCACACAGCAAATTAACCTCCTTTCCATTCCATCTCAGGTCAGGCTTCTGATGAAGAGCTACTCCTTCTTGAGAGAGGCTGTGCCTGGAGCCCTTTGTGCCAGAGTAGGTGAGGCATTGCGTGGGCCCCGCTGTGATCTCAGGCCTTTTGGCTGTTTGAGTGAAGTCAGCGGTTGCAGGATTCTTATACAAGCTCTGGCTTCCTGAGCCTGTGCTGCCCCCAGGGCAGAACTCTGGCCTCCCAACTGGACTCTGTGGGCCTTAATCATCAGGCATTCTCAAGTCCTGCCTCTGAGATATGGCGCCTCTGACACCCAGGACTTCTGGCACTTTCCAATTTCCAGGCCTAGCCTGGAAAGACCCAGGGTGTGAGAGCCTTATATTAGGAAGTCAGAAcataaggagagaaagaatgtgtggTGGAACTTGTGGGTGCCAAATGAAAAATGACAAAGCAGGTCCTGTACCAGGAAGTAGGGTGCCTGGAATGGAAGCAAAAGAAGGGTGTCAAAGAGCAGCTTCAGCTCCTGCATAGTCTCACCTTCCCTGCCACACCTCCAGACCTAATATCCAGCCCCTCACCCATCCCCTGAACACCTGTCCTACCCAGCCCTCCACCCACcggcccttccccagcccccacccctctcccaccctctctcccttcccccttcacTGACGGAGCCCTCTCACTCTTCCCCAGGTGACAGCAAACAAGCCCCCAGTTTCTCCAGCTACCTCTACTTCCTCTTCTGCCCTACACTCATCTACAGGAAGACTTACCCCAGGTAAGACCCTGTACCTCTTTCCCAAATGCCCAGGCCCATCAGGGACATtgcccttctcttttcctctctctggggTCTTTAGCCTCACCCCAGACCCTGGCCAGTTTCTCAAGAAGCTTCCCATAATTACAGTGGGAAATAAGTGGCAGGTAAACTATCCCTTCTCCTTTGCACAGCCCATGGTGACACGAGAGTGACCAACTGTCCTGGCTTGCCAAGGACTGCCCCTATTTTAGTACCAAAAGTCCTCCACCTTGGGAAACCGGTCAGTCTGGAGCAAACACCTGATGGTTAGTCACTTTAGTTGACATTCAAGCTAAAAATCCATTTGCTGTGTCTATTATGGATGATGCAGAATGTTCTAGACCTTTACCTCCTCAGATTATCCTCCCAGGCCTGAGGAACTGCGGGAGATTCGGAAAGAGGGCCTGTGCCCGTGAAGGCAGGGAACAAAATAAAACGATGGGAAACATGTTATCCCCATTGCTGTTGCAGGACACCCAACGTCAGGTGGAATTATGTGGCCAAGAACTTCGCCCAGGTCAGAAGATGGGGTAGAAGGGCAGACACGTGGTGGCTGGGGGGCATTTCTGGGAGTGAGATGGGGGATGCTCTAAGGAAAGAGGAGGCAGGTGCTGGGCTAGAATCCAATTCCAGAAGGAGGGGGAGCTGCTTGTGACCCCTCTTAAAGTGACatgtcccccacccctcccacacccctccccaggccctgggctgcGTGCTGTATGCCTGTTTCATCCTGAGCCGTCTCTGCGTTCCTGTCTTTGCCAACATGAGCCGGGAGCCCTTCAGTACCCGGGCTCTGGTGCTCTCCATCATGCATGCCACGTTGCCAGGTGTGGTCACCAAAGGCAGGGTTGGGGAGGGCTGCACCCTGGTGAAGCTTCCTAGTAGGGgactcctccctccccttgctctttcCCTTCAGTCAGGTTCAACACCTCCTGCCTCCGGAACCTCTCCCACATGCGGCCCCTCATCATGGCTCACTTCAGATGACcactccactctctctctttctacattGGCCTTCTCACCTGTCTCCTTACCCCTTCAAtccttcctcccctgcctgcccccgaCACTGCTGCCCAGATGAATATCCCTCCTCCAGGTTAGTCATTCCCCACCCTGCTTCAAAAACTCCAGTGACTCCCCATTGCTGGCCTCTCCAGATACAGTttgaccccttggcctggcattcaaggcccctTCCCAGAAAGCCCCTCCTATCTTCTCATCCTGCCCCAGGCCCCGCCCATTCCTTGAAAGATACTCACTTTCATGCCTCCAGGCCTTTGCTGATACTGGTCCCTCAACTTGGACTTCCTTTCCCCATTTTCCAGCAGCGAAGTCCAGTCTGGTTTTGGAGCctccacctccaggaagcctttcagTTTTAGCCATCAATCACCATGACCCACCCCTTTTTCTGCACTGCTAAGCTCATCAATGGCCACCATGCTTAGCTCCCAGGACACTTGACCTTGATGAATGGTTGGACATGACTCCGTCcctatctctgcctctgtctctctctgctcactctctctcttcaacCACTCCATGAACTCCTGAGGGTCAGGGGCTTTGAGCTTCATCTGTGCATCCCCAGCATCCAACATGGGGTCCATGAGCAGatggatgaattaataaatgcATGAGTTAATGAGTGACAAATAAGTGGTTGGTAGGATTTGGGGCCCTGATTGCCAATGAGGGCCCCTTGGAGCTTCCCAGGGGATCCAGATGGGCCAGTCTGACCTTCAGCCCTTGTCCCCACTCACCAGGCATCTTCATGCTGCTGCTCATCTTCTTTGCCTTCCTCCACTGCTGGCTCAACGCCTTCGCAGAGATGCTACGATTTGGAGACAGAATGTTCTACCGGGTGGGGCCTGGACCTGACCCCCttgggagctggatgcagggagGGCTGGAGAGTGATCTGGGGAGGTTGGTAGCTCCATAGGGCATCACCTCCGTTGTGCCATCTCCCACGTGAGAAACGTGCTGCCCTGGATATGGTTCTGATGTCACCCCTCCACCTCCTGACTAGCCAGGGCCAACAGCTGTCATTCACATGGTACTTTGGAATCGTCTTCCCCTGAGAGGGGGCAAAGGAGGGAGGTCCCCAGATCCTGAAGAGGCGCCTGGGAGAGGGCCTGCTGTCTCTCTTCAGCGGGGGCCAGCCCCCTAGGGAACACTGAGACAGGATGCAGGAAGCAAGGAGGAGCAGCTGGGGCCCCAGAAGAGTCAGGACCCTGATGCTCACCTCCTTCCCCTAACCCTGACCCCATTCTTCCCCTAGGACTGGTGGAATTCGACGTCCTTCTCCAACTACTACCGCACTTGGAACGTGGTGGTCCATGACTGGCTATACAGCTACGTCTATCAAGATGGACTGTGGGTATGGGCTCAGCAgaccgccccctccccagctcccacagCTAGTAGAATCTTTCCAGgacattctctttccctctgtctacACCATTCACCTTTTCCAGACCCAGGGGCCCCCTTGACCTCCATCTACGCTCTTCTACCCAACCCAGTGGGCAGAAAATCCTCCTTAGGgtctaacttccttccttccttatcctTAACTCCACCCCCCAACAGCATTGCCCCCTCCTTAGACTCCTCAGGAACATGCATATAGCAACTCTCAGTTACCAAGACTTTTCACATACATGATCTGCACTAATCCTGACAAGTATAATTATATCCCCTTTTAAAGATTGCATTAGCCAAAGAACTAATAAAATGCTCTTAAATAAGATATACCAGCCCTTCAGACCCCAAATCCCATATTCTTTCCATGGTACCATACACTCTCCTGGTTTCCTTAAAGAGGGGACTCTGTGGAGAAGTCTTGAGGAGACTTattccaccctcctccccccacccctgccagctcCTTGGCGGCCGGGCCCGAGGGGCTGCCATGCTGGGTGTCTTCCTGGTTTCTGCCGTGGTCCACGAGTACATCTTCTGCTTTGTCCTGGGATTCTTCTACCCTGTCATGCTGATACTCTTCTTAGTTATTGGAGGTGAGCTGGGCCTCCAGGTGCCACGGGAGGGGGAGCCATCCAGAGGGAGGAAGCCTGGAGTCCTGCTTCTGGAAATTCCAGACTGACAGGGGGAGGACACACACCCTTCTGGAGGGGGAAGCATGAAAGTTGGGGTGTGAAGGAACTTGGAaacagggagggaggcagcaggGGATTTCTTGGGGGATGTGGGAGAAGATTTCTGGCTGGAGAGGAGCATCTGAGCAGGGCACACATAAAGGGAGACAAGGGGGAGAAGTGGCGTGAGGATGGAAGGTTTAGTATAAGATCCAGAATACTGCTGTATAAACAGAGGAATCCTGCTTTCACATGAGCCACTTGAGATCTCTATGGGTTGCTAGATCTGGGTTCAAGTTCCTGTTCCATCACTCCCCAGTGCCCTGAGATGAGAAGGCAGCCAGGGAGATGAGGTGTCTGGAGTTGGAGTAACAAGATTTCCTCTCACGTCAGGGCTGATGAACTTCATGATGCATGACCGGCACACGGGCCCGGCATGGAATGTGTTAATGTGGACCATGCTCTTTCTGGGCCAAGGCATCCAGGTCAGCCTGTACTGCCAGGAATGGTATGCTCGGCGACACTGCCCCCTCCCTCAGGTAAGGTATCATGACCGTCAATCAGCTCCCCATCCAGAAGGACACACCTCCCCCTCTCCACAACAGCCAGCCCTCTATTGTTCCCCAGTTCAACAGCCATTTGgtcagggaccaaggcctggtGTGGGGACTTCTGTGTCTTGGATGTGTAGGGTGAGCA
This DNA window, taken from Meles meles chromosome 7, mMelMel3.1 paternal haplotype, whole genome shotgun sequence, encodes the following:
- the SOAT2 gene encoding sterol O-acyltransferase 2 isoform X2 yields the protein MEPKAARLRRGEGVRGEQEDRPSAEGNTKKDRGMDLVQWTRHMEAVKMQLLEQAQGPLMELLDRAMWEAVQSYPPQGGPPPSAPPDSSSKARESSLGKRKIFIIRKSLLDELMEVQHFRTIYHMFIAGLCVFIISTLAIDFIDEGRLMLEFDLLIFSFGQLPLALMTWVPMFLSTLLVPYQALRLWARPRAGGAWMLGVGLGCVLLAAHNAVLCVLPVHVALKYQLPPASRCILVFEQVRLLMKSYSFLREAVPGALCARVGDSKQAPSFSSYLYFLFCPTLIYRKTYPRTPNVRWNYVAKNFAQALGCVLYACFILSRLCVPVFANMSREPFSTRALVLSIMHATLPGIFMLLLIFFAFLHCWLNAFAEMLRFGDRMFYRDWWNSTSFSNYYRTWNVVVHDWLYSYVYQDGLWLLGGRARGAAMLGVFLVSAVVHEYIFCFVLGFFYPVMLILFLVIGGLMNFMMHDRHTGPAWNVLMWTMLFLGQGIQVSLYCQEWYARRHCPLPQTTFWGLVTPRSWSCHT
- the SOAT2 gene encoding sterol O-acyltransferase 2 isoform X1 codes for the protein MEPKAARLRRGEGVRGEQEDRPSAEGNTKKDRGMDLVQWTRHMEAVKMQLLEQAQGPLMELLDRAMWEAVQSYPPQGGPPPSAPPDSSSKARESSLGKRKIFIIRKSLLDELMEVQHFRTIYHMFIAGLCVFIISTLAIDFIDEGRLMLEFDLLIFSFGQLPLALMTWVPMFLSTLLVPYQALRLWARPRAGGAWMLGVGLGCVLLAAHNAVLCVLPVHVALKYQLPPASRCILVFEQVRLLMKSYSFLREAVPGALCARVGDSKQAPSFSSYLYFLFCPTLIYRKTYPRTPNVRWNYVAKNFAQALGCVLYACFILSRLCVPVFANMSREPFSTRALVLSIMHATLPGIFMLLLIFFAFLHCWLNAFAEMLRFGDRMFYRDWWNSTSFSNYYRTWNVVVHDWLYSYVYQDGLWLLGGRARGAAMLGVFLVSAVVHEYIFCFVLGFFYPVMLILFLVIGGLMNFMMHDRHTGPAWNVLMWTMLFLGQGIQVSLYCQEWYARRHCPLPQTSELLVLGPSASYWEISEWLPGSQAFGLRTSYTIGFPGPHPYPSLQMADCRTSQPS
- the SOAT2 gene encoding sterol O-acyltransferase 2 isoform X3; the protein is MEPKAARLRRGEGVRGEQEDRPSAEGNTKKDRGMDLVQWTRHMEAVKMQLLEQAQGPLMELLDRAMWEAVQSYPPQGGPPPSAPPDSSSKARESSLGKRKIFIIRKSLLDELMEVQHFRTIYHMFIAGLCVFIISTLAIDFIDEGRLMLEFDLLIFSFGQLPLALMTWVPMFLSTLLVPYQALRLWARPRAGGAWMLGVGLGCVLLAAHNAVLCVLPVHVALKYQLPPASRCILVFEQVRLLMKSYSFLREAVPGALCARVGDSKQAPSFSSYLYFLFCPTLIYRKTYPRTPNVRWNYVAKNFAQALGCVLYACFILSRLCVPVFANMSREPFSTRALVLSIMHATLPGIFMLLLIFFAFLHCWLNAFAEMLRFGDRMFYRVGPGPDPLGSWMQGGLESDLGRTGGIRRPSPTTTALGTWWSMTGYTATSIKMDCGSLAAGPEGLPCWVSSWFLPWSTSTSSALSWDSSTLSC